A portion of the Acidihalobacter yilgarnensis genome contains these proteins:
- a CDS encoding DUF6933 domain-containing protein encodes MIIHCSQKLAGRLGDVSAEALQETSPLGSWHGHLFTLDRRQCVMFCHDTSRYVLFMAGLRKAHFAELGSPWFRRLYTATLAMSGCSDAQIRRAELALGPARFDTAIDRSVQGSLRIARQDLEAWVYGVPNVMDLDPVALSCRLNERPTTIRGQWLWPRKVMLEAVTAL; translated from the coding sequence GTGATCATTCACTGTTCGCAAAAGCTCGCTGGGAGGCTGGGTGACGTGTCTGCCGAAGCGCTGCAGGAAACCAGCCCGCTCGGCAGTTGGCACGGTCATCTGTTCACGCTGGACCGCCGCCAGTGCGTGATGTTTTGTCACGATACGTCGCGCTATGTGCTGTTCATGGCCGGGCTACGCAAGGCGCATTTCGCCGAACTGGGCAGCCCCTGGTTCCGTCGGCTATACACCGCCACGCTGGCGATGTCCGGTTGTTCCGATGCGCAGATTCGCAGGGCGGAGCTGGCGCTTGGGCCGGCGCGTTTCGACACCGCCATCGACCGGTCCGTGCAGGGTTCGCTGCGCATCGCAAGGCAGGATTTGGAAGCCTGGGTTTATGGCGTGCCGAACGTGATGGATCTGGACCCGGTGGCCCTGTCCTGCCGGCTCAATGAGCGTCCCACAACCATACGCGGTCAGTGGCTGTGGCCACGCAAGGTCATGCTGGAGGCGGTGACGGCGCTTTAG
- a CDS encoding DUF6933 domain-containing protein, producing MARVSGAQVEFAATGGVGVAMLIHCTQRLATMLPAVSHEPQAETSPLGSWHAHLYRIDRRHVVMFCHDETRYTLYLPGVRKLEFCDLGHWFKDTFLSSLAYMGMPDNQVLRAELALGPATFDTCTNRSVLASLNRMRYRLDTHVLEVADVMLLNPMSVNRGLCRYATSRGKTLRMMDEVMMERVAGLPGSVAVRMPLR from the coding sequence ATGGCTAGGGTATCGGGTGCGCAGGTCGAATTCGCGGCCACGGGCGGCGTGGGGGTGGCGATGCTGATCCACTGCACCCAGAGATTGGCGACAATGCTGCCGGCGGTCAGCCACGAGCCGCAGGCGGAGACGAGTCCGCTAGGCAGCTGGCATGCCCATCTGTATCGCATCGATCGCCGCCATGTGGTGATGTTCTGTCACGACGAGACGCGTTATACGCTGTATCTGCCCGGCGTCAGAAAGCTGGAATTCTGCGACTTGGGGCATTGGTTCAAGGATACCTTCCTCTCGTCTCTGGCCTACATGGGCATGCCGGACAACCAAGTGCTGCGCGCCGAGCTGGCGCTGGGGCCGGCGACCTTTGATACCTGTACGAACCGCTCGGTGCTGGCCAGCCTGAATCGGATGCGCTACCGGCTGGACACGCACGTCCTGGAGGTTGCCGATGTGATGTTGCTCAATCCGATGTCGGTAAACCGAGGGCTGTGCCGCTATGCGACAAGCCGGGGCAAAACGCTACGGATGATGGACGAGGTGATGATGGAACGTGTCGCCGGTCTGCCGGGCAGCGTAGCGGTGCGAATGCCGTTGCGATGA
- a CDS encoding methyltransferase, translating into MDSSNPPDPSHILHTANAFWASKTLLTAVEFDLFSCLGDAAMSGEALAEVLGLHPRGRDDFLDALVALGFLARDGDGAAGRYRNTPDTAAFLDRRSPRYLGGLLGMLNARTFGFWNDLGAALRTGQPQSEIKSSGRSYFEDLHGDAPRLAQFLEAMSGVQMENFHRLAERFDFTPYARMSDLGGALALLSRVLAGRYPHLSCTSFDLPAVAPHARRAVEAAGLGDRIRIASGDFFTDPLPVAEVITMGNVLHDWDLARKQALIGRVYEALPPGGVFIVIENLIDDARRENVFGLLMSLNMLLELGDAFDYTGADLRGWCEAAGFRAFEVVPLTEAASAGIAYK; encoded by the coding sequence ATGGATAGCTCAAACCCGCCCGATCCGAGCCACATTCTGCACACAGCCAATGCCTTCTGGGCATCGAAGACGCTGCTGACGGCGGTGGAGTTCGACTTGTTCTCGTGTCTGGGCGACGCGGCGATGAGCGGCGAGGCGTTGGCCGAGGTGCTGGGCCTGCACCCTCGGGGCAGGGATGATTTTCTCGATGCGCTGGTGGCGCTGGGTTTTCTGGCGCGCGACGGCGACGGTGCGGCTGGGCGCTATCGCAACACGCCGGATACGGCGGCGTTTCTCGACCGTCGGAGTCCTCGGTATCTGGGCGGGCTGCTGGGGATGTTGAACGCGCGTACCTTCGGTTTCTGGAACGATCTTGGCGCGGCGCTCAGGACCGGGCAGCCGCAGAGCGAGATCAAGTCTTCCGGGCGTTCCTACTTCGAGGATCTGCACGGTGACGCGCCGCGGCTGGCGCAATTCCTTGAGGCGATGTCGGGCGTGCAGATGGAAAATTTCCATCGGCTCGCCGAGCGCTTCGATTTCACGCCCTACGCCCGCATGAGTGACCTCGGCGGGGCGCTGGCCTTGTTGTCGAGGGTGCTCGCGGGGCGTTACCCGCACCTGAGTTGCACGAGCTTCGATCTGCCGGCGGTGGCGCCCCACGCGCGCCGCGCGGTGGAGGCGGCGGGCCTGGGCGACCGTATCCGCATCGCCTCCGGCGATTTCTTCACTGATCCGCTGCCGGTCGCCGAAGTGATCACCATGGGCAATGTCCTGCATGACTGGGATCTCGCGCGCAAACAGGCGTTGATCGGCCGGGTCTATGAGGCCCTGCCACCCGGCGGGGTGTTCATCGTCATCGAGAATCTGATCGACGACGCGCGTCGCGAAAACGTCTTCGGCCTGCTGATGTCGCTGAACATGCTGTTGGAGCTGGGCGACGCCTTCGACTATACCGGCGCGGATCTGCGCGGTTGGTGCGAGGCGGCGGGCTTCCGCGCGTTCGAAGTCGTGCCGTTGACCGAGGCTGCATCGGCGGGCATCGCCTACAAATAG
- a CDS encoding LysE family transporter, which produces MSYLPVVAGVAVVNMLAIASPGPAFFLVSRAAAGRSRSQGLATGLGVTLAASLWALAAIFGVGMLMTRFTTLYGIVQLAGGAYLIWLGLSAWSASHQADAPAQVAPVAAASPWRALLTGVSLTLTNPKVVIYFTSIFVALFPGDTPLWVRLVVLAIVLVEEFVWWGLVAYVFSYARVQAAYQRFRGVLDRVLGVAFIAFGARIVALARL; this is translated from the coding sequence ATGTCTTATCTGCCCGTCGTCGCCGGTGTCGCCGTGGTCAACATGTTGGCCATCGCGAGTCCGGGGCCGGCCTTCTTCCTGGTCAGCCGGGCCGCTGCCGGCCGCTCGCGCAGTCAGGGATTGGCGACGGGGCTCGGGGTCACGCTCGCGGCCTCGCTGTGGGCGCTCGCGGCGATCTTCGGGGTAGGCATGCTGATGACGCGCTTCACGACGCTGTACGGCATCGTGCAGCTCGCCGGTGGGGCGTATCTGATCTGGCTGGGGCTTTCCGCGTGGAGTGCGTCGCATCAGGCCGACGCGCCGGCGCAGGTCGCGCCCGTGGCGGCTGCCTCGCCCTGGCGCGCGCTGCTGACCGGGGTGTCGCTGACGCTGACCAACCCGAAGGTGGTGATCTACTTCACCAGCATCTTCGTGGCGTTGTTCCCCGGCGATACACCGCTGTGGGTACGGCTTGTCGTGCTCGCGATCGTGCTGGTCGAGGAGTTTGTGTGGTGGGGGCTGGTCGCCTACGTGTTTTCGTACGCGCGCGTGCAGGCCGCCTACCAGCGCTTTCGCGGCGTGCTTGACCGCGTGCTGGGCGTGGCCTTTATCGCCTTTGGCGCCCGTATCGTCGCCCTCGCGCGGCTCTGA
- a CDS encoding MOSC domain-containing protein: MKWPWPFGARDVPAALGAIYLAPAAGAPMHRVERAEALAGQGLDGDRYAARAGFWQATDACQLTLIGTRDLGRARRRIPPALRTKLDAGGHRRNLVVDHVRANDLVGTRIRIGGAIFACRRPRPPCGYLDQIEGSGMCRGLGRDSGVCLDVIEGGWLSVGDTLEILPN, encoded by the coding sequence ATGAAGTGGCCCTGGCCCTTCGGTGCGCGCGATGTGCCGGCCGCGCTCGGTGCGATCTATCTCGCACCCGCGGCGGGCGCACCCATGCACCGAGTCGAGCGCGCCGAGGCACTTGCAGGACAGGGCCTGGATGGCGATCGCTACGCCGCGCGGGCAGGATTCTGGCAGGCCACCGACGCCTGCCAGCTTACGCTGATCGGCACGCGCGACCTTGGCCGCGCCCGTCGTCGCATCCCACCTGCGCTAAGGACAAAACTCGACGCCGGTGGTCATCGCCGTAACCTCGTTGTCGATCATGTGCGCGCGAACGACCTGGTGGGCACGCGCATCCGCATCGGCGGCGCCATATTCGCCTGCCGCCGACCGCGGCCGCCCTGCGGCTATCTCGACCAGATCGAAGGATCGGGGATGTGCCGGGGTCTCGGGCGCGACAGCGGCGTGTGCCTGGACGTGATCGAAGGCGGCTGGCTATCGGTGGGCGACACCCTGGAAATACTGCCGAACTGA
- a CDS encoding MTH1187 family thiamine-binding protein codes for MQATAELQVIPLGAGVSVRREIERVVALLGRHPLLIETHASGTNIEGELHEILDAVETVHATLHAEGAVRLVSYLKLETRSDKVPTLAGKRL; via the coding sequence ATGCAAGCCACCGCAGAACTCCAGGTCATCCCGCTCGGCGCAGGCGTTTCCGTACGCCGCGAAATCGAGCGCGTCGTCGCGCTGCTCGGCCGCCACCCGCTGCTGATCGAAACCCATGCCTCCGGCACGAATATCGAAGGCGAATTGCACGAAATTCTTGACGCGGTCGAGACTGTCCACGCCACGCTGCACGCCGAAGGCGCGGTGCGGCTGGTGAGCTATCTCAAGCTGGAGACGCGCAGCGATAAGGTCCCAACGTTGGCCGGCAAACGGCTGTGA
- a CDS encoding nitroreductase family protein: MRQATNRASALATTAVARATPGTCTLGAAELIRQRRSAQAFDGVSGIDTEAFYRLLDATLPRPGIPPWDAVTWEPRLHLLLFVHRVENLAPGLYLLLRRDGAEALMRASLSAEFAWERVNDAPAHLALYRMQEGDARAAARTLSCHQDIAADGAFSLAMLSEFERDLTQAPWCYRQLFWEAGMLGQTLYLEAEAAGLRGTGIGCFFDDPVHELIGIEGTALQSLYHFTIGGAHVDARLQTLPAYAHLTRTRASD, from the coding sequence CTGCGCCAAGCCACGAACCGCGCATCAGCCCTGGCAACCACCGCCGTTGCCAGAGCTACCCCCGGCACCTGCACGCTCGGTGCGGCCGAACTGATTCGCCAACGGCGCAGTGCCCAAGCCTTCGACGGCGTCAGTGGCATCGACACCGAAGCCTTCTACCGCCTGCTGGACGCGACCTTGCCGCGCCCCGGCATACCGCCCTGGGATGCGGTCACCTGGGAACCAAGACTGCACCTGCTGCTGTTCGTGCACCGCGTGGAAAATCTCGCGCCGGGGTTGTATCTGCTCCTCCGCCGCGACGGCGCGGAAGCCCTCATGCGTGCATCCTTGTCCGCCGAATTCGCCTGGGAACGCGTGAATGACGCTCCCGCCCACCTTGCTCTCTACCGCATGCAGGAAGGCGACGCACGCGCCGCCGCGCGCACGCTGTCCTGCCACCAGGACATCGCCGCCGACGGCGCCTTCAGCCTGGCCATGCTGAGCGAGTTCGAACGCGATCTGACGCAGGCACCCTGGTGCTACCGACAGCTGTTCTGGGAGGCGGGCATGCTCGGACAAACGCTCTATCTGGAAGCCGAGGCTGCCGGTCTGCGTGGCACCGGCATCGGCTGTTTCTTCGACGATCCCGTACACGAGTTGATCGGCATCGAAGGCACCGCGCTGCAGAGTCTGTATCACTTCACCATCGGCGGTGCGCATGTCGATGCGCGCCTGCAAACCCTGCCCGCCTACGCGCACCTGACACGCACACGCGCATCAGATTGA
- a CDS encoding SagB/ThcOx family dehydrogenase: protein MTASSDRVLAYHQRTKHHFQRYAPGPAGLDWDTQPDPFRSFAGAPLRELPLLGDAPLPTYTDLYRPGALSARTPGIPALAALLELAFGLSAWKRYGDTRWALRCNPSSGNLHPTEAYVVTSGWPGLADGVHHYLSRDHLLEQRCIFADGIQPLPPGTFLLGLSSIHWREAWKYGERAYRYCQHDIGHALAAARYAAATLGWHVHLLAGWSDADIAALLGIDRDADFGTAEREHPDLLLSVSLTESLHVAPETSLAAAQTGHWQGRANRLSETHGIDWPMIDQVAAACAKPRTAHQPWQPPPLPELPPAPARSVRPN from the coding sequence ATGACCGCATCGTCAGACAGGGTACTGGCCTATCACCAGCGCACCAAACACCACTTCCAGCGCTACGCGCCCGGTCCAGCGGGACTCGACTGGGATACCCAGCCCGATCCCTTCCGCAGCTTTGCCGGCGCACCGCTCCGCGAGCTGCCCTTGCTCGGCGACGCCCCGCTGCCAACCTACACCGACCTCTACCGCCCCGGCGCCCTCTCGGCTCGCACCCCTGGCATACCCGCACTTGCCGCACTGCTGGAACTCGCCTTCGGCCTTTCCGCCTGGAAACGCTACGGCGACACACGCTGGGCCCTGCGCTGCAATCCCTCCAGTGGCAACCTGCATCCGACCGAGGCCTATGTAGTGACGAGCGGCTGGCCTGGCTTGGCCGACGGCGTGCATCACTACCTCAGCCGCGACCATCTGTTGGAACAGCGTTGCATCTTCGCCGATGGCATTCAGCCACTGCCACCAGGTACGTTCCTGCTCGGCCTCAGCTCAATCCACTGGCGCGAGGCCTGGAAGTACGGTGAACGCGCCTACCGCTACTGCCAGCACGACATCGGTCACGCGTTGGCCGCCGCACGCTATGCCGCCGCGACCCTGGGTTGGCATGTCCATCTGCTCGCCGGCTGGAGCGACGCCGACATCGCCGCACTGCTGGGTATCGACCGCGACGCGGATTTCGGCACCGCCGAGCGCGAGCACCCCGACCTGTTGCTCAGCGTCAGCCTCACGGAATCGCTGCACGTCGCCCCCGAGACGTCGCTCGCCGCCGCGCAGACCGGCCACTGGCAAGGCCGCGCCAACCGCCTATCCGAGACACACGGCATCGACTGGCCGATGATCGACCAAGTGGCCGCCGCCTGCGCCAAGCCACGAACCGCGCATCAGCCCTGGCAACCACCGCCGTTGCCAGAGCTACCCCCGGCACCTGCACGCTCGGTGCGGCCGAACTGA
- a CDS encoding YchJ family protein has protein sequence MGKGSASNQAVADTCPCGVGRTFAVCCGRYLDDGALPETAEALMRSRYTAYVLGREDYLFASWHVSTRPASLGLDAARRWLGLRVTHIEAGGPMDVEGWVSFVARSKRGGRADRLEERSHFVREDGRWYYVDGEIGSVPDRY, from the coding sequence ATGGGTAAGGGGAGCGCGAGCAACCAAGCCGTGGCGGATACATGCCCTTGCGGTGTCGGCCGGACCTTTGCGGTCTGCTGTGGCCGCTATCTGGATGATGGCGCACTGCCGGAGACGGCCGAGGCACTGATGCGTTCGCGTTACACGGCCTACGTGCTCGGTCGCGAGGATTACCTGTTCGCCAGTTGGCATGTCTCGACGCGGCCTGCGTCGCTGGGGCTCGATGCGGCACGGCGCTGGCTGGGTTTGCGCGTCACGCATATCGAGGCGGGTGGCCCGATGGATGTCGAGGGATGGGTCAGTTTCGTCGCCCGTTCCAAGCGCGGTGGCCGGGCGGACCGACTGGAGGAGCGGAGTCACTTCGTGCGCGAGGACGGTCGCTGGTATTACGTCGACGGCGAGATCGGTTCGGTGCCGGATCGGTATTGA
- a CDS encoding GMC family oxidoreductase, whose translation MVTDEARTYDYIIVGAGSAGCVLANRLSADPAVRVLLLEAGGRDDYFWIHIPVGYLYTINNPRTDWCYKTTSEAGLNGRALNYARGRVLGGCSSINAMIYMRGQREDYDGWAAAGNTGWNWESVLPYFKRMEDSAGGADAFHGTGGELRVEPPRVHWDILDAWRAAAAEVGLPPMEDFNRGETLGCGYFRMTQRRGVRWSASTAFLKPVRARPNLRVLTGAQVSRLLFEAQADGLPRAVGVEAHIQGEGMQHLAVRREVLLATGSIGSPQILQLSGIGPEALLREHEIAPCTVLPGVGGNLQDHLQIRSVYRVHGARTLNQLANSVWGRIGMGLQYAFTRRGPLTMPPSQLGAFARSDPDQATPNLEWHVQPLSLDKFGDPLHDFPAITPSVANLRPTSRGHVRICSADYGIHPEIRLNYLSTEADRRVAVAGLRFTRRIMAAQALARYAPVEWKPGSDISSDEDLIQAAGDLGTTIFHPVGTCRMGDDADAVVDARLRVHGVAGLRVIDASIMPTITSGNTHAPSMMIAEKGAAMAIEDWR comes from the coding sequence ATGGTTACCGATGAGGCACGGACGTACGACTACATCATTGTGGGCGCGGGTTCGGCCGGCTGCGTGCTCGCCAATCGGCTATCCGCCGATCCGGCGGTGCGCGTGCTGCTGCTGGAGGCGGGCGGGCGCGACGATTACTTCTGGATCCACATCCCGGTGGGTTATCTCTACACCATCAACAATCCGCGTACCGACTGGTGTTACAAAACAACATCGGAAGCCGGATTGAACGGCCGTGCGCTCAACTATGCGCGCGGCCGGGTGCTCGGCGGCTGTTCGTCGATCAACGCGATGATCTATATGCGCGGCCAGCGCGAGGATTACGACGGCTGGGCCGCCGCCGGTAACACGGGCTGGAACTGGGAATCGGTGCTGCCGTATTTCAAGCGCATGGAGGATTCTGCCGGCGGTGCGGACGCGTTTCACGGCACTGGCGGCGAGCTGCGCGTGGAGCCGCCGCGCGTGCATTGGGACATCCTCGATGCCTGGCGCGCGGCGGCGGCCGAGGTCGGGTTGCCGCCGATGGAGGACTTCAATCGCGGGGAAACCCTTGGCTGTGGTTATTTCCGCATGACGCAGCGCCGCGGTGTACGCTGGAGCGCGAGCACAGCCTTTCTCAAGCCAGTGCGCGCGCGGCCAAATCTGCGTGTGCTCACCGGTGCCCAGGTTTCGCGATTGCTGTTCGAGGCACAGGCCGATGGCCTGCCGCGTGCGGTCGGGGTTGAGGCGCATATCCAGGGCGAGGGCATGCAGCACCTCGCCGTGCGCCGCGAGGTGCTGCTCGCAACGGGCTCGATCGGCTCGCCACAGATACTCCAGCTTTCGGGCATCGGCCCGGAGGCACTGTTGCGCGAACACGAGATCGCACCGTGCACGGTACTGCCCGGCGTCGGCGGCAACCTGCAGGATCACCTGCAGATCCGCAGCGTGTACCGCGTACATGGTGCACGCACACTTAACCAACTCGCCAACAGTGTCTGGGGCCGGATCGGCATGGGTCTGCAGTATGCCTTTACCCGTCGCGGGCCGCTGACCATGCCGCCGAGCCAGCTCGGCGCCTTTGCGCGCAGCGATCCCGATCAGGCGACGCCGAACCTGGAATGGCACGTGCAGCCGCTGAGCCTGGACAAATTCGGCGACCCGCTGCACGACTTCCCGGCGATCACGCCCTCGGTGGCCAATCTGCGCCCGACCAGCCGGGGGCATGTACGCATCTGTAGCGCCGATTACGGGATACATCCCGAGATTCGTCTCAATTATTTGTCGACTGAGGCAGATCGTCGCGTGGCAGTGGCCGGGCTGCGATTCACGCGTCGCATCATGGCGGCACAGGCGCTTGCCCGTTACGCCCCCGTGGAATGGAAGCCGGGGTCTGATATCTCGTCAGACGAGGATTTGATCCAGGCCGCCGGCGACCTCGGCACGACTATTTTTCACCCGGTCGGTACTTGTCGTATGGGCGATGACGCCGATGCCGTGGTGGATGCTCGGCTGCGCGTGCATGGGGTGGCGGGTCTGCGGGTGATCGATGCTTCGATCATGCCGACGATCACCTCGGGGAATACCCATGCGCCGAGCATGATGATCGCAGAGAAGGGTGCTGCGATGGCCATCGAGGACTGGCGCTAG
- a CDS encoding glycine betaine ABC transporter substrate-binding protein, with product MKQLTRLLGIFILAASAAGIAMLPAAQAADKPTIKLGYVQSWPSSDITTHLAAAVIRERLHTPVELVASSAGPMWEAVASDHTDAMLTAWLPTTHKTYYEKLWTRVVNLGPNVTGTQLGLAVPKYVPVNTIAGLEKYADKFKGRIVGVGAGAGINMNTETAIKTYGLKGFHLQTSSTAAMTAQLQRAIARKQWIVVTAWTPMWLWAKFDIKYLKDPKHVYGVGGHINTIANPHLASKDPAVFKFLHRFSLTSAQLQQMMLEAKNGKPVKTVIAGWIKAHPKQVESWID from the coding sequence ATGAAACAACTGACACGCCTGTTAGGCATCTTCATCCTGGCGGCCTCCGCCGCCGGCATCGCCATGCTGCCGGCCGCGCAGGCCGCCGACAAACCGACGATCAAGCTCGGCTATGTGCAGAGTTGGCCGTCGAGCGACATCACCACCCACTTGGCCGCCGCCGTGATCCGCGAGCGTCTGCACACCCCGGTCGAACTCGTCGCCTCCAGTGCAGGCCCGATGTGGGAAGCCGTCGCCAGCGACCATACCGACGCCATGCTCACCGCCTGGTTGCCGACCACCCACAAGACCTACTACGAAAAGCTGTGGACCCGCGTGGTTAACCTCGGCCCGAACGTGACCGGCACCCAGCTCGGCCTCGCCGTGCCCAAATACGTGCCGGTGAACACCATCGCCGGACTGGAGAAATACGCCGATAAATTCAAGGGCCGCATCGTCGGTGTCGGCGCCGGCGCCGGTATCAACATGAACACCGAGACCGCGATCAAGACCTACGGCCTCAAGGGCTTCCACCTGCAGACCAGCTCCACCGCCGCGATGACCGCGCAGCTACAGCGCGCCATCGCCCGCAAGCAGTGGATCGTGGTCACCGCCTGGACGCCAATGTGGTTGTGGGCCAAATTCGACATCAAGTACCTCAAGGACCCCAAGCACGTCTACGGCGTCGGCGGCCACATCAACACCATCGCCAACCCGCACCTCGCCAGCAAGGACCCGGCCGTATTCAAGTTCCTGCACCGCTTCTCGCTGACCAGCGCCCAGCTGCAGCAGATGATGCTTGAGGCCAAGAACGGCAAGCCGGTGAAAACCGTGATCGCGGGTTGGATCAAAGCCCATCCCAAGCAGGTTGAGAGCTGGATCGACTAG
- a CDS encoding quaternary amine ABC transporter ATP-binding protein encodes MSENTRTRIRLTGVSKIFGRQAGKALAELRKGKTKREVQQAHNAVVGTLDVSLEIRSGEIFVIMGLSGSGKSTLLRLINRLHEPTAGQILIDDDDITRLKPKALRALRRRKFGMVFQSFALLPHRTVMGNVEFGLEIQGVPKAERQRRAQEVIETVGLAGYETRYASELSGGMQQRVGLARALAADPEILLMDEAFSALDPLIRSQLQDDLLEIQDRLGKTIVFVSHDLDEALKLGNRIAIMRDGLLIQVGTPEEIIAHPADDYVSAFVEGADRTQVLTASQIMRQPTTTGHIKDSPRTLLRKIERSGFGGLVVVDNGRQVQGYVGLDEAIRQRDQERLDPGSLHPLPVADPDTNLSDLINLVTEKTSPVVVLDPRQRLIGVIDKSTLLAALAQGDNTTGDITNENSADPPRVDPETDDAEIA; translated from the coding sequence ATGTCGGAAAACACGCGGACAAGGATCCGCTTGACGGGGGTCAGCAAGATTTTCGGGCGACAGGCCGGCAAGGCCCTCGCAGAACTGCGCAAGGGCAAGACAAAACGCGAAGTTCAACAGGCACACAACGCAGTCGTCGGCACCCTCGACGTCTCACTGGAGATTCGCAGCGGCGAAATCTTCGTCATCATGGGGCTCTCCGGTAGCGGCAAGTCCACGCTCCTACGGCTCATCAACCGCCTGCACGAACCCACCGCCGGTCAAATCCTCATCGACGACGACGACATCACGCGCCTCAAGCCAAAGGCCCTGCGTGCCCTACGGCGGCGCAAGTTCGGCATGGTGTTCCAGAGCTTCGCGCTGCTGCCCCATCGCACCGTCATGGGCAACGTAGAATTCGGACTCGAAATTCAGGGTGTGCCCAAGGCAGAGCGCCAGCGACGCGCACAAGAAGTCATCGAAACCGTCGGTTTGGCGGGCTACGAGACGCGCTACGCCTCCGAACTTTCCGGCGGCATGCAACAACGCGTAGGCCTCGCCCGGGCGCTGGCCGCCGATCCTGAAATCCTGCTCATGGACGAAGCCTTCAGCGCACTCGACCCGCTGATCCGCAGCCAACTCCAGGATGACTTGCTGGAAATCCAGGATCGGCTTGGCAAGACCATCGTATTCGTCTCCCACGACCTGGACGAGGCGCTCAAACTCGGCAACCGCATCGCCATCATGCGCGACGGGCTGCTGATCCAGGTCGGCACACCGGAAGAGATCATTGCGCACCCGGCCGACGACTACGTCTCCGCCTTCGTCGAAGGCGCGGATCGCACTCAGGTGCTCACGGCCTCGCAGATCATGCGCCAACCGACCACCACCGGACACATCAAGGACTCGCCGCGCACCCTGCTGCGCAAGATCGAGCGTAGCGGCTTCGGCGGCCTCGTCGTGGTCGACAATGGCCGCCAGGTACAGGGATACGTTGGTCTCGACGAGGCCATCCGACAGCGTGACCAGGAACGGTTGGATCCGGGCAGCCTACATCCGTTGCCGGTCGCCGATCCCGACACGAATTTGAGCGACCTGATCAATCTGGTCACCGAGAAGACCTCGCCGGTGGTCGTGCTCGATCCTCGCCAGCGCCTGATCGGCGTGATCGACAAAAGCACCCTGCTGGCTGCCTTGGCGCAAGGCGACAACACCACGGGTGACATCACGAATGAGAACTCGGCCGACCCGCCACGCGTCGACCCCGAAACGGACGACGCCGAAATCGCCTGA
- the cysQ gene encoding 3'(2'),5'-bisphosphate nucleotidase CysQ, giving the protein MSTHPGHAYLGELLPSICKIARAAGESIMSIYESKDFDIERKADQTPVTAADYAAHHLIVEQLAALSPRHPILSEESESISFEERARWATYWLIDPLDGTREFIKRNGEFTVNIALVHAHDAILGVVYAPALDICYFGAEGAGAWRQDGDAAAQPIRVRPTPDCPTVAGSRSHASARLQDMLERIGTHELISMGSALKTCLVAEGVADLYPRLGLTSEWDTAAAQCVLEQAGGRLTDTDGHRLRYNTKESLLNPHFLAFGDDSRDWATLSGD; this is encoded by the coding sequence ATGAGCACACACCCCGGACACGCATACCTCGGCGAGCTGTTGCCCAGCATCTGCAAGATCGCCCGTGCAGCCGGCGAATCGATCATGTCGATCTACGAATCGAAGGACTTCGATATCGAGCGCAAGGCCGACCAAACCCCGGTCACCGCCGCCGACTACGCCGCCCACCACCTGATCGTCGAGCAGCTGGCCGCCCTCTCCCCAAGACACCCGATTCTCTCCGAGGAATCGGAATCTATCTCCTTCGAGGAACGCGCGCGCTGGGCGACCTATTGGCTGATCGACCCGTTGGATGGCACTCGCGAATTCATCAAGCGCAACGGCGAGTTCACCGTCAACATAGCCCTGGTCCACGCCCACGACGCCATCCTCGGCGTGGTCTACGCCCCCGCGCTCGATATCTGCTACTTCGGCGCCGAAGGTGCGGGCGCCTGGCGTCAGGATGGTGACGCAGCAGCCCAACCCATCCGCGTGCGACCCACGCCCGACTGCCCGACCGTGGCCGGCTCACGCTCGCACGCCAGCGCCCGTCTCCAGGACATGCTCGAACGTATTGGCACGCACGAGCTGATCAGCATGGGCAGCGCGCTCAAGACCTGCCTAGTCGCCGAAGGCGTGGCCGATCTCTACCCGCGCTTGGGATTGACCTCCGAATGGGATACCGCCGCCGCTCAATGCGTACTCGAGCAAGCCGGCGGGCGCCTGACCGACACCGACGGACACCGACTACGCTATAACACCAAAGAATCCCTGCTTAATCCCCACTTTCTCGCCTTCGGCGACGACAGCCGCGACTGGGCCACACTCAGCGGCGACTAA